TCCAACGCCCAGTTCAGCCCGCCGAAGGCGATCATCCCGACCCCGATCGCGACCTGGGCGAACACCACCAGGCGGTCGAGCGGCAGCCGTCCGTCGATGGCCGCAGCCCCGAGCGCCCAGAAGACGAGACCGTTGGCCACCACCACGATCAGCAGACTCCAGATCATCGGGCGTTCCCGCAGGCGCGTTGCGGCGTACTGCAGTTCGAACAGGCGACGGCGTCGCTCGGTGAAGCGCCGTACTGTCCAGTCGGCTAGGCCGAAGAGGCGCAGCTCCTTCGCGGCGTCCGGCTCGACGGCCAACTCGTACGCGTAGTTCGCGTGCCGCTGCGCCGACCGGACCTCGGCGGTGTTCCGGTCCTTCCAGACGCCGCTCTCCCGAAGCAGCCAATGCGTCGCGGCCCAGGCGGCGACGAGCACGAGCGGCGCCCACCAAGTGAATCCGAACAGCACCACCGCGGACGCGATCCCGCCGACCAGCTCGACCAGACTCCCCGCGACGAAGTCGACGTTCAGGTACATCGGCGGTCCGGTCTGGCCGTGGTCGAACTCCCGCGCCACCGTCAGATCCTCATTCAGCTCCGGATCCTCGAGATGCCCGATCCCCGGCGGCCCGACGCAAGCCTTCGCCAGCGCGTCGTTCAGGTACGCCGACACACGACTCCCCAGGTTGGCGCTGACGGCTTGATGCACCGGCGTCAGCACCTGCAGCAGCACAAACGTCGTACCCATCAAACCCAGAGGCGCTCCCAGCGACTCGCCACGCTGCACCGCCCCAACCAGCCACCCCATAGCCACCGCAAACACCGCCGGCAACACCCCCCGCGCCACCAACAGCACCCACCAAGCCGCAGCCAACCCCCGATCAGCCCGCGGCAACACAACAAAGAACTGCCACTCAGGCCGCTCAAGCAGTCGCCTCACCATCCCCTCACGATGACACCCCCACCGCCCCAAGTCTTGAACGTTTGCCGGATGCCCCGCAGCCGCACGGGTTGGTCAGTCGTAGCCCGCGCACTCGAAACAACCGCCGGTGACTGGGAATAGGCAATTGCCTGTTCCCAGTAACCACCGAGTGTGCCCAGTCGTGGTGATTTGGTGGTACCAAGCGGCTGCCCCGCGGTCAGCCACGGGTGCCGGGGCCAGATGGGGGCGGATTTGTGGGGTGGCTGCGAAGATGGCGGGATGATTAGTCCTGAGCAGCTCAATGCGGCGCCCAAGGTGCTTCTGCATGACCATTTGGATGGTGGGTTGCGGCCGGGGACGGTGGTTGAGTTGGCGGGGGAGATCGGGCATGCGTTGCCGCGGACAGATGCGGGTGAGCTCGGGGCCTGGTTTGTGGAGTCGGCGGATTCGGGGTCGTTGGAGCGGTATCTGGAGACGTTCGATCACACCGTTGCGGTGATGCAGACCGCTGAGGCGATCAAGCGGGTGGCCAGTGAGTGCGTGCAGGATCTAGCGGCGGACGGGGTGGTGTACGCCGAGGTTCGCTACGCGCCGGAGCAGCACCTGAACAAGGGGCTCACGCTCGACCAGGTCGTGGATGCGGTTCGGGAAGGTTTCGAGCACGGGATGGCGGTTGCCGAGCGGCCGATCGTGGCGCGGCAGTTGCTGACCGCGATGCGGCACAAGGCGCGTTCGATGGAGATCGCCGAGTTGGCGGTCGCGTACCGCGACGCCGGCGTGGTCGGGTTCGACATCGCCGGTGCCGAGGCGGGGTACCCGCCCACCCGGCACCTGGACGCGTTCGAGTACCTGCAGCGCGAGAACGCGCACTTCACCATTCACGCCGGCGAGGCGTTCGGGTTGCCGTCGATCTGGCAGGCGATCCAGTGGTGCGGCGCGGACCGGCTCGGTCACGGCGTACGGATCATCGACGACATCACGTACGACGAGGCAGGTGAGAAGGCGGAGCTCGGGCGGCTCGCGGCGTACGTGCGGGACCGGCGGATCCCGCTCGAGATGTGCCCGAGCTCCAACCTGCAGACCGGCGCGGCCGACTCGATCGCGAACCACCCGATCGGCCTGCTCGCCAAGCTGCGTTTCCGGGTCACCGTCAACACCGACAACCGGTTGATGAGCGGTACGTCGATGAGCCGCGAGCTCGCCCTGATCTCGGAAGCTTTCGGCTACGGCCTTCCCGACCTGCGCTGGTTCGCGATCAACGCGATGAAGTCCGCCTTCATCCCGTTCGACGAGCGTCTCGCGATCATCGACACGGTAATCAAGCCTTGGTACTCCGCCGCAGAAGGGAAGGGAGGGAGGCCAGCCTCAAACTGACCGTTGATAGGTGCGGAAGGCTCGGGTGGAGAGCCAGCCGACGATCAGGGTGAAGGCCAGTAGATACAGGCTGTGCCGCCCCACCGATGACCAGTTCGGGTCGGCGGCCAGGGCTTGGCGGGCGGCGATGGTGGCCCAGTCGACCGGGTTGTAGCGGGCCGCGACGTTCACCCAGTGCGGTGCGACCGTCGGGTCGATCATGATCGACGACATGAACGTCAGCGGCAGCGACACGAACTGCGAGATCCCGATCAGGGCCTCCTGCTGACGTGTGAGCAGCGCGACCGCGTTCGAGAGCGACCCGAACGCGGTACCGACGAGCATCGACGCGACGATCGTGACCAGGTAGCCGAGGATCCCGCCGTCGTACCGCGCGCCCGCGGCGATCCCGATCGCGAACACCAGGATCGTCTGGATCAACGTGGTCGTCGCATTGCTGAGCAACTGTCCCGCCATCAGCCCGCCGCGACTGACCGGTGACGCGAGCATCCGGTCCATCACGCCGCGCTCCATGTCCTGCACGAACGACGTACCGCTCCAGCCGCTCGTCATCAAAGCCGTCATCATCACGATCCCGGGCGTCAGGAACGCGATGTACGACGAGTCACCGAAACCAGGCAGCCGTACGACGCCCTGGAACAGCTGCCCGAACAACAGCAACCAGATCGCGGGCTGCACCAACGTGAACGCGATCAACGCCGGCTGCCGGTACGACGCCCGCGTCCACCGCCCGAAGACGAGTCCCGTGTGCGCGATCATGCCGCCTCCTCGGCCACGCGGAACGAGCGACCGGTGTGCTGCAGGTACACGTCGTCCAGCGAAGGCCGCGACACCGTGACCGCAACCACCGGAATCGCCTTGTCCTCAAGGGCTCCCAGCACAGCTGGTACGGCGGTCGCGCCGCGATCGACCCGTGCGCGCAGAGTGTTGCCCTCGACAACGATCTCCCCGATGCCGGGGAGCTGTCCGAGCAGCGCCCGGACCGCACCGTCGATGTCCGGATCGACCAGCTCGACATGTACGGAGTCGCCGCGCAACTCGGCCTTCAGCGCCTCAGGTGTGCCTTCGGCGACGATCCGGCCGTGGTCGACGATCGCGAGCTGTCCCGCCAGCCGATCGGCCTCTTCCAGGTAATGCGTGGTCAGCAGAACGGTCAGACCTTCTTGACCGGACAGCCGGACGACTTCGGTCCACAGGTCGGCGCGGGCCTCGGGGTCGAGGCCGGTGGTGGGCTCGTCGAGGAACAGCACCTTCGGCCGGTGGACCAGGCCGAGCGCGACGTCCAGCTTGCGCTGCATGCCGCCGGAGTACGTCTTCACCGGGCGGTCGCTGTGCTCGGCGAGGCCGAAACGATCCAGCAGCTCACGAGCACGCTGCTGGGACTCCTGGCGGGACAGGCCGAAGATGCGCCCGCTCAGCACCAGGTTCTCGAGACCCGTCGCCATCGGGTCCGAGCTGGACTTCTGCGGTACGTAGCCGATGGAGCGTCGTACCTGGTCCGGTGAGCGAGTGACGTCGTACCCAGCGACCAGGGCGCTGCCGGAGTCGGCCCGGGATAGTGTGGTGAGGATCTTGACGGTGGTGGACTTGCCCGCGCCGTTCGGCCCGAGGAGGCCGAGTACGACTCCCTCTCCGACGCTGACGGTCAGGCCGTCGAGCGCGCGGAGCGGTGGGTTCTTGCGGCCGGCCGGGTACGTCTTGACCAGATCGACCGCTTCGACGGCATGCGTAGCCATCACATGACTCCCTAAGGGATTGGGAGCCGGGCCGAGCTGGCTATCCTGATGGTTGTGCCCTTGGGTGCCAGGTCTTCGGACCGACTCGAGGAACTGCGGCCCTGGACCCCTGGTGTTGCCGCACCTCGGGTCGAGGGCCGTCTCTTTACTGGGCTTCCGGCGGTATCGCCTGCATCCAGGCGAACTCCTGACCGAAGTACTTCACGGGATCTTTCAGTTGCTCGGCCGGACTGATGCCCTCCTCCAGATAGAGCTTCCAGGCCTGACGCCAGAACCCGGCGCCGCTCAGCGTGTCCGTGCGAATCTCCTCGGCCAGCCGGTGGACGTACGCCGACTCCGCCTGCAGCAGCGCCAGCCGGAACTCCGACTCGACCCAGAAGATCCGCGGGAACTCCAACGACGCCATCTGGTCGTGCGCCGCCGTGATCTCCGAGATCTCCGTGTCGACCGCCTCGAGCCGCTGCTCGAGCAACTCGACAGCGCGGTCCGGCTGCAGACCGGGGAGGTACGCGAGTCCGGCCTCCAGCGGGTGGAACTCCCGCGCCGGCGTACCGACGAGCTCCGCGAGCCAGTCGCCGAACTCGGCAGACCCGGCCTCGGTGATCTGGTAGACGGTCCGCTCCGGCCGGTTGCCCTCCCGGACCGTCTCCAGCGCCTCGACGAAGCCGTGCTTCTCCAGCGCCGCGACGACCGAGTAGAGCGAGCCGTAGTTCACCTTGATGCTCTGGTCCTTGCCGCGCGCCCGGAGCATCGTCGAGATCTCGTACGGGTGCATCGGCCGCTCGCTCAGACTCCCGAGCACCGCGAACGCGAGCGGATTCGCCACCTTCCGTCGCGCCATCCGGCCTCCTCGATCTCGATTACTCGAAATCGAGTATTAGTTCGTGAGTATCCGATGTCAAGTATTCAGCCAGGCGAACGCCCGAGCCCCGAGCCCGCGGACGCGGAGGCTTGCGAGTGCGCGGTACGTCGGCTCCTCGACGTACTTCGTCAGCAGCCAGGCGAGCCCGATCACGCCGATCACTGCGCCCGCGATCTGGGTGAGCCGGCCCGCGCCGAGCTCCATCAGGCGGTACGCGATCAGGTAGCCGACCACCTGGTTGAGCAGGTACAGCCCGAAGGAGATCCGCGCCAGGAACTGGATCGGCCGCCGGAACCGGGCGAGCACCGTCCAGTCCGGACCGCGCGCGGCCAGCGCGACGAACACCAGCAACACTCCGATGCCCAGCGACGAGGGCAGGTCCGCGGTGTGTGCGTGCTGCGCGAAGACGGTGGCCGCGAGCAGGGCGGCGAGATGGACCACGCCGATTCGTCGCTGCGCCCAGAGCCAGATCGCGATACCGATCGCGAACAGTTGCAGGCGATGCAGTCCGAGACCGTTCCACGCCTGCTGCACCCAGAACGGGCTGTGGCCGATGCGGTCGTGCCACTGCAGTGCGACCGGCGCGATGATCATGATCCAGAGCAGCGTGGTGATCCGTTGCCCGAGGCCGCGCGGCCAGAGCAGTGCCGCGGCGCCGAACGCCATCAGCTGGAGCGGCAGCGTCCAGTACGAGCCGTCGATGAGCTGGACGCCCGGGTCGAACGAGGCGGCCAGCGTCAGGTTGCTCCACAGGTCGCGCCGCGTCGGCAGCACCCAGTTGCTGGGCCCGAACCACACCACTACCAGGTAGGTGAACAGCACAGCGATCAGGTACGGCGGGAGCACGCGACACACCCGCCGCCACAACCAGCGGTACGTCGAGCCCTTCCGGACCGTCACGCAGACGAAGTACGCGCTGATCACCAGCAGGATGCTGGCGCCGACCTGGAACGGGTACGGCCCGAGCGGTGCGCCGAGCTCAGGGTGCAGGAACGGGCCCATGTACGTCGTGTGCGTGAAAATCACTGCCAGTACCGCCAGGACGCGCACCACATCCCAGCTCAGTCGGCGTTCGGTCCTGCCCAGGGGGCGGTCCGGCGTCGTCACAACCACTCCATCTACACATCGCTGTTACCCCCCTGTGACCTTAGGCAGAGCGTGGGGTGGCGATGCAAATCCGCACGGTGATGGATAGCTCACATTGCGCTGTGTCAGAGCGCCTTGACCCAGCGGGACCACTCGGGCTGCGGCGCGTAGCCGGCGGTGGACCAGACGCCGTGTGCGAGGGCGTTGTCGTCGAGCACCATCGCGTCGGCGCGGGTTCCGCCGTACGTCATGAAACGGGCCTCGGCGCGGTCGACGAGGTCGCGGCCGATGCCCTGGCGGCGATGGGTCGGCGCGACCGCGAGGCGGTACAGGTGGCAGCGCCAGCCGTCCCAGCCGACGATGATCGAGCCGACGACCGCGTCGCCGTCTGTGTTGTCGTCAATGGCGAGGATCAGTGCTTCCGGATCACGCTCGATCAGCCGGCGAACGGCGTCGGCCGAGTCCGGCGGGCGGTGCGAATCCTCGGCAGCGGTCGCCCAGAACCTCAGTACTGCGTCGATGTCGGTCGCGGAAGCGTTGCGGTAGGCAACCATCATCCGGCGGTCTGGAAGGTTCGGCGGTAATCCTGTGGTGGCACGCCCACCACCCTACGGAAGTGATGCCGCAGCAGCGCGGCCGTCCCGAATCCTGATTCGGTGGCGATCTGCTCGATACCCATCCGGGTCTGTTCGAGCAGCGTGCGGGCGCGAAGGACGCGCTGGGTCGTGACCCACTTGAGTGGCGTCGTACCGGTCTCGGCGACGAAGCGGCGGGCGAAGGTGCGCTCGGACATCTGCGCGCGCCGGGCCAGCGCGGGCACGGTGTGGTCGACGGTCAGATTGTCGACCATCCAGTCGAGGACCGGCTGCAGGCTCTCCCCGGACGACTCCGGCACCGGTACTTCGACGTACTGCCGCTGGCCGCCGTCACGCTGCGGCGGAACCACCATCCGGCGGGCGATCCGGGTCGCGACCGCGCTGCCGAGCTCGCGGCGTACCAGGTGCAGGGCGGCGTCGATCCCGGCCGCGGTGCCGGCGCTGGTGATGATGTTGCCGTCGTCGACGAACAGCACGTCCGGGTCGAGCTTGGCGGCCGGGAACTGGTCGTGGAACTTGTCGATGTAGCGCCAGTGCGTCGTGCAGGCCCT
This Kribbella sp. NBC_00482 DNA region includes the following protein-coding sequences:
- a CDS encoding adenosine deaminase; protein product: MISPEQLNAAPKVLLHDHLDGGLRPGTVVELAGEIGHALPRTDAGELGAWFVESADSGSLERYLETFDHTVAVMQTAEAIKRVASECVQDLAADGVVYAEVRYAPEQHLNKGLTLDQVVDAVREGFEHGMAVAERPIVARQLLTAMRHKARSMEIAELAVAYRDAGVVGFDIAGAEAGYPPTRHLDAFEYLQRENAHFTIHAGEAFGLPSIWQAIQWCGADRLGHGVRIIDDITYDEAGEKAELGRLAAYVRDRRIPLEMCPSSNLQTGAADSIANHPIGLLAKLRFRVTVNTDNRLMSGTSMSRELALISEAFGYGLPDLRWFAINAMKSAFIPFDERLAIIDTVIKPWYSAAEGKGGRPASN
- a CDS encoding GNAT family N-acetyltransferase; amino-acid sequence: MMVAYRNASATDIDAVLRFWATAAEDSHRPPDSADAVRRLIERDPEALILAIDDNTDGDAVVGSIIVGWDGWRCHLYRLAVAPTHRRQGIGRDLVDRAEARFMTYGGTRADAMVLDDNALAHGVWSTAGYAPQPEWSRWVKAL
- a CDS encoding GlxA family transcriptional regulator — protein: MLQKIAVVLMEDVALFEFGVLAEVFGIDRTDDGVPPFDFKVCAATPGVPMETSSHSQVIAPYGLEELEDADLIGIPATTWRHAYDERILDALRQAEARGAILLTVCSGAFVLGAAGLLEGRACTTHWRYIDKFHDQFPAAKLDPDVLFVDDGNIITSAGTAAGIDAALHLVRRELGSAVATRIARRMVVPPQRDGGQRQYVEVPVPESSGESLQPVLDWMVDNLTVDHTVPALARRAQMSERTFARRFVAETGTTPLKWVTTQRVLRARTLLEQTRMGIEQIATESGFGTAALLRHHFRRVVGVPPQDYRRTFQTAG
- a CDS encoding ATP-binding cassette domain-containing protein, with protein sequence MATHAVEAVDLVKTYPAGRKNPPLRALDGLTVSVGEGVVLGLLGPNGAGKSTTVKILTTLSRADSGSALVAGYDVTRSPDQVRRSIGYVPQKSSSDPMATGLENLVLSGRIFGLSRQESQQRARELLDRFGLAEHSDRPVKTYSGGMQRKLDVALGLVHRPKVLFLDEPTTGLDPEARADLWTEVVRLSGQEGLTVLLTTHYLEEADRLAGQLAIVDHGRIVAEGTPEALKAELRGDSVHVELVDPDIDGAVRALLGQLPGIGEIVVEGNTLRARVDRGATAVPAVLGALEDKAIPVVAVTVSRPSLDDVYLQHTGRSFRVAEEAA
- a CDS encoding acyltransferase family protein — translated: MTTPDRPLGRTERRLSWDVVRVLAVLAVIFTHTTYMGPFLHPELGAPLGPYPFQVGASILLVISAYFVCVTVRKGSTYRWLWRRVCRVLPPYLIAVLFTYLVVVWFGPSNWVLPTRRDLWSNLTLAASFDPGVQLIDGSYWTLPLQLMAFGAAALLWPRGLGQRITTLLWIMIIAPVALQWHDRIGHSPFWVQQAWNGLGLHRLQLFAIGIAIWLWAQRRIGVVHLAALLAATVFAQHAHTADLPSSLGIGVLLVFVALAARGPDWTVLARFRRPIQFLARISFGLYLLNQVVGYLIAYRLMELGAGRLTQIAGAVIGVIGLAWLLTKYVEEPTYRALASLRVRGLGARAFAWLNT
- a CDS encoding PadR family transcriptional regulator, whose translation is MARRKVANPLAFAVLGSLSERPMHPYEISTMLRARGKDQSIKVNYGSLYSVVAALEKHGFVEALETVREGNRPERTVYQITEAGSAEFGDWLAELVGTPAREFHPLEAGLAYLPGLQPDRAVELLEQRLEAVDTEISEITAAHDQMASLEFPRIFWVESEFRLALLQAESAYVHRLAEEIRTDTLSGAGFWRQAWKLYLEEGISPAEQLKDPVKYFGQEFAWMQAIPPEAQ
- a CDS encoding ABC transporter permease, with protein sequence MIAHTGLVFGRWTRASYRQPALIAFTLVQPAIWLLLFGQLFQGVVRLPGFGDSSYIAFLTPGIVMMTALMTSGWSGTSFVQDMERGVMDRMLASPVSRGGLMAGQLLSNATTTLIQTILVFAIGIAAGARYDGGILGYLVTIVASMLVGTAFGSLSNAVALLTRQQEALIGISQFVSLPLTFMSSIMIDPTVAPHWVNVAARYNPVDWATIAARQALAADPNWSSVGRHSLYLLAFTLIVGWLSTRAFRTYQRSV